In a single window of the Prochlorococcus marinus CUG1416 genome:
- a CDS encoding DUF3303 domain-containing protein, with translation MQLFLADCQFPDIENQVKAYQLFVEAWENGEMAKSDKTDKFEMLFRVHAPGEGRVVCLCKAHSDKEIFEHFAPWRAKFGIHMEFTPVISCQNVVDYHKDLFKTLG, from the coding sequence ATGCAATTATTTCTTGCTGACTGTCAATTTCCTGACATCGAAAATCAAGTAAAAGCTTATCAATTATTTGTGGAAGCCTGGGAAAACGGTGAAATGGCAAAATCAGATAAAACAGACAAATTTGAGATGTTATTTAGAGTGCATGCACCAGGAGAAGGGAGAGTAGTTTGTTTATGTAAGGCTCATAGTGATAAAGAAATTTTTGAACATTTTGCGCCATGGAGAGCTAAATTCGGCATTCATATGGAATTTACACCTGTAATAAGTTGTCAAAATGTTGTTGATTACCATAAGGATTTGTTCAAAACATTAGGGTAA